Proteins found in one Parasteatoda tepidariorum isolate YZ-2023 chromosome 7, CAS_Ptep_4.0, whole genome shotgun sequence genomic segment:
- the LOC122270028 gene encoding histone-lysine N-methyltransferase SETMAR-like, translated as MELSRKQIRTIIYYEFRNKLSATECHKKMCVSLGFNTVSYDTVKVWFRKFNSGNFNIEDEPRSGRPIEIDCDQLKQIIDQDRNVSTRTIALELDVCQKTIVNALKRINLTFKFNRWVPHELTAEDKSKRKAACLVLLRDQRKENILDRIVTCDEKWVYYNNTRRKGGWSAPGESAGSVARRTLTNKKVLLCIWWDCRGIIYKEYLKSGQAINSTIYSNMLIKVSDAIHEKRKNEFRRKVVLFHQDNSRPHVSAMTGWTLNTLEWDLMQHPPYSPDMAPSDYSLFSHLQLHLDGTIFRSNDEVINEVDRFLDSRTSQFFAEGIEKLPKRWQTIVDLNGDYYPH; from the coding sequence ATGGAGCTATCACGTAAGCAGATCAGAACGATTATTTACTATGAGTTCCGAAATAAACTCAGTGCAACTGAATGCCACAAGAAAATGTGTGTAAGTTTAGGTTTCAATACTGTTTCTTATGATACAGTAAAAGTTTGGTTTCGAAAGTTTAATAGTGGAAATTTCAACATTGAAGATGAACCACGTTCTGGCCGCCCTATTGAGATTGATTGTGAccaattaaagcaaattattgaTCAAGACAGAAATGTTTCAACACGAACCATTGCGTTAGAGCTTGACGTTTGCCAAAAAACAATAGTAAATGCCCTCAAACgcataaatttaacatttaagtttaaCCGCTGGGTGCCTCACGAATTGACTGCTGAAGACAAGAGCAAAAGAAAAGCGGCCTGTTTGGTTCTGCTCAGAGATCAAAGGAAAGAGAACATTCTGGACAGAATTGTGACCTGTGATGAAAAATGGGTATACTACAACAATACTAGACGTAAAGGAGGGTGGTCAGCACCCGGGGAATCAGCAGGTTCGGTTGCAAGACGAACGCTAACTAACAAGAAGGTCCTTCTCTGTATCTGGTGGGATTGTCGTGGAATTATCTACAAGGAGTACCTGAAAAGCGGGCAGGCTATCAACAGTACAATATACAGCAATATGCTAATCAAAGTTAGCGATGCCATTCACGAAAAACGAAAAAACGAGTTCAGAAGGAAGGTGGTTCTCTTTCATCAAGATAACTCCCGGCCACATGTCAGTGCAATGACCGGCTGGACCCTCAACACACTGGAGTGGGATTTGATGCAACATCCACCATACAGTCCAGACATGGCACCTTCAGATTACTCTCTGTTTTCACATTTGCAGCTGCATCTTGATGGCACAATCTTCCGTTCAAATGACGAGGTCATAAATGAGGTTGATCGCTTTCTGGACTCGCGCACCTCCCAGTTCTTCGCAGAAGGGATTGAAAAGTTGCCAAAACGTTGGCAGACTATTGTTGATTTGAATGGAGATTACTATCCTCATTAA